A genomic stretch from Setaria viridis chromosome 1, Setaria_viridis_v4.0, whole genome shotgun sequence includes:
- the LOC117836378 gene encoding protein TIC 20-v, chloroplastic, whose amino-acid sequence MASAVSLLLLSSPRPLHRTSGHLLCSPRRRALPPPPCPARSPRRLLAAPPRASNNNDNSGAVEAPDRLVAAVAYLYPFLDGAHHGRFLLAQFPFFSALLRPLGPAARLFHSSPLTPFLLFLTLYFAVVRNQQAFSRFVRFNAMQAVVLDVLLIFPDLLAQSFAPSGGVGFEIFQSMESTVFLFLLVCLVYGGGACLLGKTPRLPIVADAAERQVM is encoded by the coding sequence ATGGCATCCGCCGtttcgctcctcctcctctcgtcCCCGCGCCCGCTCCACCGCACATCCGGCCACCTCCTCtgcagcccccgccgccgcgccctcccacCTCCACCGTGCCCCGCCCGatccccgcgccgcctcctcgccgccccgccgcgcgcctccaACAACAACGACAACAGCGGGGCCGTGGAGGCTCCCGACCgcctcgtggccgcggtcgcCTACCTCTACCCGTTCCTCGACGGCGCGCACCACGGCCGCTTCCTCCTCGCGCAGTTCCCCTTCTTCAGCGCGCTGCTCCGCCCGCTGGGCCCCGCGGCGCGCCTCTTCCACTCCTCGCCGCTCAcgcccttcctcctcttcctcacgcTCTACTTCGCCGTCGTGCGGAACCAGCAGGCCTTCTCCCGCTTCGTCCGCTTCAACGCCATGCAGGCCGTCGTGCTCGACGTGCTGCTCATCTTCCCCGACCTGCTCGCGCAGTCCTTCGCGCCATCCGGCGGGGTCGGATTCGAGATCTTCCAGAGCATGGAGAGCACggtgttcctcttcctgctcgtCTGCTTGGTCTACGGCGGGGGCGCGTGCCTGCTCGGGAAGACGCCACGGTTGCCTATCGTTGCGGATGCAGCCGAGCGCCAGGTGATGTGA
- the LOC117836362 gene encoding transcription factor BIM2 isoform X2 produces the protein MQLFQGEKPAHDFLSLHTGGGSSSPVQHSTQGYDLGVQSSLKPLKMGKRRGGGGGGGDGAIGMAPLGLEADSEKHALPGGVGTFSIRQVPSTTQPRGQCVVRDAFAPVLHGSRTEGTPGAESGARAHSGPATMWQDSGTDQRSRATRGEGRSSGSSGDQGPSTPRSKHSATEQRRRTKINDRLEILRELLPHGDQKRDKASFLLEVIEYIRFLQEKVQKYESGHPQKNHEDSSMPWAKVYYRSCWKNTENISQVQGGGLSAPTQDLNNEQYCSEKSTVAPTAHFSTQSAGETSIDDISSQKATSTPKNWADDSTPSKQPPWLSMSTSDSGDRTLSKNENNTLDEDTRSLSNAYSQGLLNRLTQALKRSGVDPSQASISVEINMDKREPSNMHDNLKDNECEETIHVTKKLRC, from the exons ATGCAGCTCTTCCAAG GGGAGAAGCCGGCCCACGACTTCCTCTCGCTCCACACCGGAGGaggctcgtcgtcgccggtgcAGCACTCCACCCAAG GATACGATCTGGGGGTGCAATCTTCGCTGAAGCCTCTGAAGATGGGcaagcggcgcggcggcggcggtggcggcggcgacggagcgaTCGGCATGGCGCCGTTGGGTCTGGAGGCGGACTCGGAGAAGCATGCCCTGCCGGGCGGTGTCGGGACGTTCAGCATCAGGCAGGTGCCATCGACTACCCAGCCGAGGGGGCAATGCGTCGTCAGGGATGCATTTGCGCCCGTGCTTCATGGCTCCAGAACGGAGGGCACGCCCGGAGCAGAATCTGGAGCCAGGGCTCACAGTGGCCCGGCCACAATGTGGCAAGATTCGGGCACCGATCAAAGATCCAGAG CAacgagaggagaggggagaagcagcggcagcagcggtgATCAGGGGCCAAGCACTCCGAGATCGAAGCATTCCGCGACCGAGCAGCGGAGGAGGACCAAGATAAATGACAG GCTTGAAATACTTCGTGAACTTCTGCCACACGGTGACCAGAAGAGGGACAAAGCGTCTTTCCTTCTCGAG GTTATCGAATACATAAGGTTTTTGCAAGAGAAAGTCCAAAAGTACGAGTCAGGCCACCCACAAAAGAATCACGAGGATTCCTCCATGCCATGG GCGAAAGTTTACTACAGATCATGCTGGAAAAACACAGAG AACATTAGTCAAGTCCAGGGAGGAGGATTATCAGCCCCCACGCAAGATCTAAACAACGAACAGTACTGTTCCGAGAAAAGTACAGTAGCACCTACTGCTCATTTCAGCACACAAAGTGCTGGAGAAACTAGTATAGACGACATTTCCTCCCAAAAGGCAACAAGCACACCAAAAAACTGGGCAG ATGACAGCACACCTAGCAAACAGCCACCATGGTTGAGCATGTCAACCTCTGATTCAGGCGATAGAACACTAAGCAAGAATGAGAACAACACTCTTGATGAGGATACTCGTAGTCTTTCTAATGCTTACTCTCAAGG GTTACTAAACAGATTGACACAAGCACTAAAAAGGTCGGGAGTAGACCCATCTCAAGCTAGTATATCTGTAGAGATCAATATGGACAAAAGAGAGCCTAGTAACATGCACGACAATTTGAAG GACAATGAATGTGAAGAAACAATCCATGTGACCAAGAAGCTCCGGTGCTGA
- the LOC117836362 gene encoding transcription factor BIM2 isoform X1 gives MQLFQGEKPAHDFLSLHTGGGSSSPVQHSTQGYDLGVQSSLKPLKMGKRRGGGGGGGDGAIGMAPLGLEADSEKHALPGGVGTFSIRQVPSTTQPRGQCVVRDAFAPVLHGSRTEGTPGAESGARAHSGPATMWQDSGTDQRSRATRGEGRSSGSSGDQGPSTPRSKHSATEQRRRTKINDRLEILRELLPHGDQKRDKASFLLEVIEYIRFLQEKVQKYESGHPQKNHEDSSMPWAKVYYRSCWKNTENISQVQGGGLSAPTQDLNNEQYCSEKSTVAPTAHFSTQSAGETSIDDISSQKATSTPKNWADDSTPSKQPPWLSMSTSDSGDRTLSKNENNTLDEDTRSLSNAYSQGLLNRLTQALKRSGVDPSQASISVEINMDKREPSNMHDNLKEQDNECEETIHVTKKLRC, from the exons ATGCAGCTCTTCCAAG GGGAGAAGCCGGCCCACGACTTCCTCTCGCTCCACACCGGAGGaggctcgtcgtcgccggtgcAGCACTCCACCCAAG GATACGATCTGGGGGTGCAATCTTCGCTGAAGCCTCTGAAGATGGGcaagcggcgcggcggcggcggtggcggcggcgacggagcgaTCGGCATGGCGCCGTTGGGTCTGGAGGCGGACTCGGAGAAGCATGCCCTGCCGGGCGGTGTCGGGACGTTCAGCATCAGGCAGGTGCCATCGACTACCCAGCCGAGGGGGCAATGCGTCGTCAGGGATGCATTTGCGCCCGTGCTTCATGGCTCCAGAACGGAGGGCACGCCCGGAGCAGAATCTGGAGCCAGGGCTCACAGTGGCCCGGCCACAATGTGGCAAGATTCGGGCACCGATCAAAGATCCAGAG CAacgagaggagaggggagaagcagcggcagcagcggtgATCAGGGGCCAAGCACTCCGAGATCGAAGCATTCCGCGACCGAGCAGCGGAGGAGGACCAAGATAAATGACAG GCTTGAAATACTTCGTGAACTTCTGCCACACGGTGACCAGAAGAGGGACAAAGCGTCTTTCCTTCTCGAG GTTATCGAATACATAAGGTTTTTGCAAGAGAAAGTCCAAAAGTACGAGTCAGGCCACCCACAAAAGAATCACGAGGATTCCTCCATGCCATGG GCGAAAGTTTACTACAGATCATGCTGGAAAAACACAGAG AACATTAGTCAAGTCCAGGGAGGAGGATTATCAGCCCCCACGCAAGATCTAAACAACGAACAGTACTGTTCCGAGAAAAGTACAGTAGCACCTACTGCTCATTTCAGCACACAAAGTGCTGGAGAAACTAGTATAGACGACATTTCCTCCCAAAAGGCAACAAGCACACCAAAAAACTGGGCAG ATGACAGCACACCTAGCAAACAGCCACCATGGTTGAGCATGTCAACCTCTGATTCAGGCGATAGAACACTAAGCAAGAATGAGAACAACACTCTTGATGAGGATACTCGTAGTCTTTCTAATGCTTACTCTCAAGG GTTACTAAACAGATTGACACAAGCACTAAAAAGGTCGGGAGTAGACCCATCTCAAGCTAGTATATCTGTAGAGATCAATATGGACAAAAGAGAGCCTAGTAACATGCACGACAATTTGAAG GAACAGGACAATGAATGTGAAGAAACAATCCATGTGACCAAGAAGCTCCGGTGCTGA